In Deltaproteobacteria bacterium, the genomic window TGACCTGGCTGCAGGGGTAGATGTAGAGATTAAATTGTAAGCAGCTTTCAGCTATCGGGTTTCAGCAAACAGGATGTTTCAACCCCAATTTTTAATTACGGAATGCTGATCGCCGACCGCTAAAAGCGATTCTAAGGATCGTGAAAATGTTGAAGGGAATCATAGGAAAAAAATTAGGAATGACCCAGATCTTTCATGAAGACGGAGGGGTGGTTCCGGTAACGGTCATAGAGGCTGGGCCTTGTCCAGTCGTCCAGGTAAAAACGCCTTTGAAAGAAAAATACGCCGCCCTGCAATTGGGATTCGAGGAGCGGGGCAAGAAGCGAGTGAAAAAACCCCTTCAGGGGCATTGCGCCAAGGCGCAAGTTGCTGCTGTCCATCATCTGAGAGAGTTTCAGGTTCCCGAGGTGAGCCCCTACCAAGTTGGACAGGTGATCACTGTTGAAGAATTCAAGGTGGGCGACCTGGTGGATGTAACGGGGATATCCAAGGGAAAAGGTTTTATGGGAGTGGTGAAGCGCTGGGGATTTCGCGGAGGCCCGGCTACCCACGGTTCCATGTTTCACCGAGCTCCTGGATCCATTGGAGCGAGCTCTTACCCCTCCCGGGTCTGGCCAGGGCAGAAGATGGGAGGACATACCGGGAACCAAAGGGTTACCTTGCAAAACCTGGAGGTGGTGGATGTCCGGCCACGGCAAAATTTGCTTTTGATAAAAGGAGCAGTGCCGGGTGGCTCACGGGGCTTGCTGCTGATCCGTAAGGCCAAGAAAAAACAACCCAAGGTCACGGGTTGAATCCTGGGATGGAGCGAATATGGTGAGAGTGGATATCATTGACATTCATCGTCAAAAAACTTCAGAGATAGAGGTGGGGGATCATCTTCTGAATGAACCGGAGAAACCCCATTTGGTATATGATGTGGTACGCATGCAACTGGCTTGCCGCCGGAGCGGGACGGCGTCCACCAAAGAACGTTCTTTGGTCCGTGGTGGAGGACGGAAACCATGGAAGCAAAAGGGTACCGGTAGGGCGCGGGCGGGTTCTACGCGATCCCCTCTGTGGCGGGGAGGGGGGACAATTTTTGGGCCGCACCCCCGAGACTATTCCTTCCAACTGCCTAAAAAAGTGCGCCGGGCTGCCCTTTGCTCCGTGCTCTCTGGTAAATTTCGAGAAGAGAAATTGCTCGTTCTGGAACGCCTTGACTTAGAGGAAGCTAAAACCAAAAGATTCATGGCTGCCCTGAAGACCTTGGGAGTCAAGGACGCGCTGATTGTCCTCGATGGTCGGGATCAAATATTGGAAAAATCTTCCCGTAATGTTCGGGGAATCCAGGTGATTGAGTGTGAGGGATTAAACGTACACGACATTCTCAGACACGAATACCTGGTTTTTTTGCGGTCCAGCTTGGAGAAGGTGGAAAGGAAATTGCGTCCATGAGAGAAGCCCATCAAGTTATTAAAAGGCCCTTGATCACGGAAAAAAGTAACCGTCAAAAAGAGGAAGGGAATCAAATTGCCTTCGTGGTCGACCCCAAAGCCACCAAGATCGAAATCCGCCAGGCGGTCGAAAAACTATTTAAGGTAAGAGTTCGGCGCGTACATACCATGAATTTGGTGGGAAAACGGAAACGCACGGGAAAGTTTTTCGGCTGGAAGTCTGATTGGAAAAAAGCCATCGTTACTCTGAAAGAAGGGGACCGTATCGAATTCTTTGAAGGGGTGTAAAAGAAAAAGAAAGGTTGCGCATGCCGATCAAAAGCTATAAGCCGACATCGCCGGGAAGAAGGTTCCAGACCGTATCAGATTTTGAAGAAATCTCCCGGCGGCGGCCAGAAAAAAGATTGCTTCTCCCGTTAAAGAAGAGTGGAGGAAGGAATACCTATGGGAGGATTACCAGCCGCTATATTGGCGGTGGGCACAAGCGTCGCTATCGGCAGATCGATTTCCAGCGGGAAAAGATTGATATTCCCGCGCGCGTGGCAACGATCGAATATGATCCGAATCGCTCGGCGCGCATTGCCCTGCTCCATTACGCCGATGGAGAAAAACGATACATTCTATCTCCTCATTCTTTAAAAGTTGGGGAGACGGTAATGGCTGGTGAAAGTGCCGACATCAAGCCGGGCAATGCTTTGCCGCTGAAGAATATTCCCTTGGGTACTTTAATCCATAATGTGGAACTCAAGCGGGGCAAAGGAGCCCAGATTATTCGCAGTGCGGGATCCTCCGGACAACTAATGGCCAAAGAAGGAAAGTATGCCCATGTCAAACTCCCCTCGGGGGAAGTCCGGCTGGTCCATTTGGGATGTTATGCTACTGTGGGACAAGTGGGCAATCTGGATCACGAAAATATTTCCCTGGGAAAGGCTGGCCGCACCAGGTGGCTGGGCCGGAGTCCTCGGGTCCGCGGGGTTGCCATGAACCCAGTAGATCATCCCCTGGGGGGTGGAGAAGGAAAAAGTTCTGGCGGGAGGCATCCGGTCACTCCTTGGGGAGTCCCTACGCGAGGGTATAAGACTCGGCAAAATAAGGCGACGGATAAATTTATCATCAAACGGAGGAAATAAGTTCAGAGGCTTTGAGTTCGGAGTAAAAAAATGATTCTTGAACTCTGAACCCTGAACTTTAAAGGAGTCAAGGGTGGGACGATCGATTCGCAAAGGATTCTATGTGGATCCTAAATTAAGGAAAAAGGTGGAAGAAGCCATCCGGACGAATAACCGAAAGGTCATCAAAACTTGGTCCAGGCGGTCCACCATTACTCCAGAAATGGTCGGGCAGACCTTTGCCGTCCATAATGGCAAGAAGTTTATCCCGGTATTTATTACGGAAAATATGGTCGGGCATAAGTTAGGAGAATTTTCGCCCACCCGTATCTTTTTCGGCCATTCGGGTGACCGCAAAACCAAGTTGAAGACGGCACCGAAACCAGCCTGAAGGAGGAAGGATGGAAACCCAAGCGATAGCCAAACATCTTCGTGTCTCGCCGCGCAAAGTACGGTTGAGCGCCGACCTCGTCCGGGGAAAGAGGGTGGAAGAAGCCCTGAATATCCTCTCTTTCACTCCCAAGACAGGTGCCAAAGTCGTTTCCAAAGTGGTGCGTTCCGCCCTGGCGAATGCCAGGCAGAATAAATCGATCGATGTGGATACGCTCTTGATCAAGACCATATTTGTCAACCAGGGGCCGACCCTGAAGCGCTTCCGCCCTATGCCTAGGGGGCGGGCCGGCAAGATTCGCAAACGCACTTGTCACATTACCGTAGTGTTGAGTGAGCCATAAGAAAAATTTATTAAAGAAGAGAAAAGGAGGTTGAACGTTGGGCCAGAAGGTAAATCCCATAGGGTTACGCCTGGGGATCGTGAAAACCTGGGATTCTCGATGGTACGCGGAGAAAATGTATTCCAAATTCCTTCAAGAGGATATTCTCCTTCGTCGGTACATTAAAGGAAAACTTTACCATGCGGGCATTTCCAAAGTAGAGATCGAACGCACCGGCAACCGCGCCAAGATCGCCATTCGCGCAGCCCGTCCGGGGATCATCATCGGACAAAAAGGGGCGGAGATTGAGAAGCTCCAGAGAGAAATCCAAAAAATGGTCCAGCGGGAAATTTCTATCAACATCCAGGAAGTTCGACGGACAGAAGTGGATGCTCAACTCGTTGCTGAAAATGTAGCATTACAACTCGAACGGCGGGTGGCTTTCCGGCGGGCAATGAAAAAAAGTGTCACGGCCTCGATGAAATTTGGGGCCCAAGGGATTAAAATCGCCTGTTCGGGGAGGCTGGGAGGGGCGGAGATTGCTCGGGCGGAGTGGTATCGCGAGGGCCGGGTCCCTCTCCATACCTTGCGGGCGGATATTGATTATGGGTTTACAGAAGCGCGAACGACCTATGGGGCGATCGGGATTAAGGTTTGGATTTATAAAGGAGAAGTGCTTCCGGTTACCCGTGGACGGAAAGAGTCGATGTAGTAAGGAGCCGATGAGAATATGTTAGCACCTAAAAAAGTGAAATACCGCAAGCAACAGAAAGGGCGGAGAAAAGGGATGGCTTCCCGGGGGAATCACTTAAACTTTGGCGATTACGCTCTGCAGGCCAGTGAATGCGGTTGGCTGACCACCCGGCAGATCGAAGCCGCCCGAGTGGCCATGACTCGTCATATCAAACGAGGCGGCAAAATATGGATTCGTATTTTTCCTGATAAACCTATTACCAAAAAACCGGCGGAAACCCGGATGGGGAAGGGAAAAGGGGCACCGGAAGATTGGGTTGCGGTAATCAAGCCAGGAAGGATCTTGTATGAAATGGAAGGGGTAACCCGCGAAACGGCTCTCCAGGCGTTTCGTCTGGCGGCTCATAAATTGCCTCTG contains:
- the rplC gene encoding 50S ribosomal protein L3, with the protein product MLKGIIGKKLGMTQIFHEDGGVVPVTVIEAGPCPVVQVKTPLKEKYAALQLGFEERGKKRVKKPLQGHCAKAQVAAVHHLREFQVPEVSPYQVGQVITVEEFKVGDLVDVTGISKGKGFMGVVKRWGFRGGPATHGSMFHRAPGSIGASSYPSRVWPGQKMGGHTGNQRVTLQNLEVVDVRPRQNLLLIKGAVPGGSRGLLLIRKAKKKQPKVTG
- the rplD gene encoding 50S ribosomal protein L4, with protein sequence MVRVDIIDIHRQKTSEIEVGDHLLNEPEKPHLVYDVVRMQLACRRSGTASTKERSLVRGGGRKPWKQKGTGRARAGSTRSPLWRGGGTIFGPHPRDYSFQLPKKVRRAALCSVLSGKFREEKLLVLERLDLEEAKTKRFMAALKTLGVKDALIVLDGRDQILEKSSRNVRGIQVIECEGLNVHDILRHEYLVFLRSSLEKVERKLRP
- a CDS encoding 50S ribosomal protein L23, with protein sequence MREAHQVIKRPLITEKSNRQKEEGNQIAFVVDPKATKIEIRQAVEKLFKVRVRRVHTMNLVGKRKRTGKFFGWKSDWKKAIVTLKEGDRIEFFEGV
- the rplB gene encoding 50S ribosomal protein L2, yielding MPIKSYKPTSPGRRFQTVSDFEEISRRRPEKRLLLPLKKSGGRNTYGRITSRYIGGGHKRRYRQIDFQREKIDIPARVATIEYDPNRSARIALLHYADGEKRYILSPHSLKVGETVMAGESADIKPGNALPLKNIPLGTLIHNVELKRGKGAQIIRSAGSSGQLMAKEGKYAHVKLPSGEVRLVHLGCYATVGQVGNLDHENISLGKAGRTRWLGRSPRVRGVAMNPVDHPLGGGEGKSSGGRHPVTPWGVPTRGYKTRQNKATDKFIIKRRK
- the rpsS gene encoding 30S ribosomal protein S19 gives rise to the protein MGRSIRKGFYVDPKLRKKVEEAIRTNNRKVIKTWSRRSTITPEMVGQTFAVHNGKKFIPVFITENMVGHKLGEFSPTRIFFGHSGDRKTKLKTAPKPA
- the rplV gene encoding 50S ribosomal protein L22, whose translation is METQAIAKHLRVSPRKVRLSADLVRGKRVEEALNILSFTPKTGAKVVSKVVRSALANARQNKSIDVDTLLIKTIFVNQGPTLKRFRPMPRGRAGKIRKRTCHITVVLSEP
- the rpsC gene encoding 30S ribosomal protein S3, whose translation is MGQKVNPIGLRLGIVKTWDSRWYAEKMYSKFLQEDILLRRYIKGKLYHAGISKVEIERTGNRAKIAIRAARPGIIIGQKGAEIEKLQREIQKMVQREISINIQEVRRTEVDAQLVAENVALQLERRVAFRRAMKKSVTASMKFGAQGIKIACSGRLGGAEIARAEWYREGRVPLHTLRADIDYGFTEARTTYGAIGIKVWIYKGEVLPVTRGRKESM
- the rplP gene encoding 50S ribosomal protein L16 — protein: MLAPKKVKYRKQQKGRRKGMASRGNHLNFGDYALQASECGWLTTRQIEAARVAMTRHIKRGGKIWIRIFPDKPITKKPAETRMGKGKGAPEDWVAVIKPGRILYEMEGVTRETALQAFRLAAHKLPLATKFVAREEASESA